The Candidatus Omnitrophota bacterium genomic interval GGTGTGCCCGACAAGTATCTGTTCGATCCTTTCCTTGAGCCTCAGTATCTCACGCGCCTGGATATGTATATCCGCCGCGGCACCCTGAGCTCCGCCCCAGGGCTGGTGGAGCATGATCCGGGAATGCGGAAGGGCGTACCTTTTGCCCTTGGCACCGGCAGCGAGCAGGACCGCGCCCATGCTGGCAGCCTGTCCCACGCAGTATGTATTGACGTCGGGTTTAACGAACTGCATGGTATCATAGATGGCCAGACCGCTGGTCACGTGCCCTCCGGGAGAATTTATGTAAACGTTTATATCCTTGTCCGGGTCCTCCATCTGCAGAAAGAGCAGTTCTGCTATCACCACGTTCGCCACGTTGTCATCTATAGGCGTGCCTATGAAGATTATCCTGTCCCGTAAAAGGCGCGAATAAATGTCATACGCCC includes:
- the clpP gene encoding ATP-dependent Clp endopeptidase proteolytic subunit ClpP, producing MSVIPMVIEKEGRLERAYDIYSRLLRDRIIFIGTPIDDNVANVVIAELLFLQMEDPDKDINVYINSPGGHVTSGLAIYDTMQFVKPDVNTYCVGQAASMGAVLLAAGAKGKRYALPHSRIMLHQPWGGAQGAAADIHIQAREILRLKERIEQILVGHTGQSHDRIKKDTDRDYFMSAEEARDYGVVDQVISDIEK